A window of Salmo trutta chromosome 31, fSalTru1.1, whole genome shotgun sequence contains these coding sequences:
- the ubtfl gene encoding nucleolar transcription factor 1-A isoform X2 encodes MNGSSSVSSASQTIQIKTEPVVDTWSKEDCLTLLERIRSLLPDGDAMKYKTTESHFDWEKVCFGGFTGDMCKQKWAKVSTEVRKFRTMTELIVDAIEFVKNPYKGKKLKTHPDFPKKPLTPYFRFFMEKRAKYAKIHPEMSNLDLTKILSKKYKELPDKKKQKYITEFQREKESFEKNMARFKEDYPELIEERKKSDLPEKPKTPQQLWYNHEKKTYMKLHPDVSQKELKEALRRQWSQLSDKKRLKWISKALELQKDYAGCMRVYQEAHPDAEEHVKSVLTKAERQLKDKFDGRPTKPPPNGYSLYCAELMVNMKDVPSTERMVLCSKQWKVMTQKEKDMFQKRCEQKKKQYEIDLQRFLESLPEEERDRVMTEEKLGGSRLGMGGVGSPHRSKSPSAKVGLTKLQQERCREAEQGHWVHSGLTAKEKRDGKKRTKLPETPKTAEEMWQQGVVGDYLAKYRSDRKKTQSAMESAWKAMEKKEKIPWIKKAAEDQKRYERELLEMRTAQAGAGQRKPKFEGEPRKPPVSGYQMFSQELLTNGELNHFSLKERMVEIGKRWHKLSQSHKDKYKKLVEELQIEYKAELEAWVKSLSPQERAVYEEFSTTKRRSTTKPRGGTGAKVGVTAVKGKAVGARAAAAGVGGGKRAMAYRAKQDTSDSDDDDKTDSSDSDDDEESSGSSDSDDDNDDDHDDDDDQSEGSSSSSSEDSSDSDTD; translated from the exons ATGAACGGCagcagcagtgtgtcctctgcctCCCAGACCATCCAGATAAAAACAGAACCAG TTGTGGATACATGGAGTAAGGAGGACTGCCTCACTCTTTTGGAGAGAATTCGGAGCCTGTTGCCTGATGGTGATGCCATGAAATACAAGACCACCGAGTCTCACTTTGACTGGGAGAAGGTCTGCTTCGGAGGCTTCACCGGCGACATGTGCAAACAGAAGTGGGCGAAGGTGTCCACTGAG GTGCGGAAGTTTAGGACTATGACCGAGCTCATAGTTGATGCCATTGAGTTTGTGAAGAACCCTTACAAAGGGAAGAAATTGAAG ACACACCCAGACTTCCCAAAGAAACCTCTTACACCGTATTTCCGGTTCTTCATGGAGAAGCGAGCCAAGTACGCCAAGATCCACCCGGAGATGAGCAACCTCGACCTCACCAAGATTCTGTCCAAGAAATACAAGGAGCTCCCGGACAAGAAAAAG CAAAAGTACATCACCGAGTTTCAGCGAGAGAAGGAGTCCTTCGAGAAGAATATGGCCCGATTCAA AGAGGACTACCCGGAGTTgatagaggagagaaagaagtcGGACCTCCCTGAGAAGCCCAAGACGCCCCAGCAGCTGTGGTACAACCACGAGAAGAAAACCTACATGAAGCTCCACCCTGAT GTGAGCCAGAAGGAGCTGAAGGAAGCTCTGAGGAGACAGTGGTCCCAGCTGTCAGACAAGAAGAGACTTAAGTGGATCAGCAAGGCCCTGGAGCTGCAGAAAGACTATGCG GGTTGTATGAGAGTCTACCAAGAGGCCCATCCAGACGCTGAAGAGCACGTCAAGTCCGTCCTCACCAAAGCCGAGCGGCAGCTCAAGGACAAGTTCGACGGCAGGCCAACCAAACCTCCGCC GAACGGTTACTCCCTATACTGTGCCGAGCTGATGGTGAACATGAAGGATGTTCCCAGTACGGAGCGCATGGTGCTGTGCAGTAAGCAGTGGAAGGTGATGACACAGAAGGAGAAGGACATGTTTCAGAAACGCTGCGAGCAG AAAAAGAAGCAGTATGAAATTGACCTACAAAGGTTTCTCGAG AGTCTcccggaggaggagagggaccgGGTGATGACGGAGGAGAAGCTGGGGGGCTCGCGGCTGGGCATGGGGGGTGTTGGTAGCCCTCACAGATCCAAGTCCCCGTCCGCCAAGGTGGGTCTCACAAAACTACAACAG GAGCGCTGTCGCGAAGCTGAGCAGGGGCACTGGGTACACTCCGGCCTGACGGCGAAAGAGAAGCGCGACGGCAAGAAGAGGACCAAACTCCCCGAGACACCCAAGACTGCCGAGGAGATGTGGCAACAGGGCGTCGTAGGAGACTACCTGGCCAAGTACAGG AGTGACCGTAAGAAGACCCAGAGTGCCATGGAGTCAGCCTGGAAGGCcatggagaagaaggagaagatcCCTTGGATCAAGAAGGCGGCTGAAGACCAGAAGCGATACGAG AGGGAATTGTTGGAGATGAGAACAGCCCAGGCAGGAGCAGGCCAGAGGAAACCCAAGTTTGAAGGGGAGCCCAGGAAGCCACCAGT GAGCGGCTACCAGATGTTCTCTCAGGAGCTGCTGACCAACGGCGAGCTGAATCACTTCAGTCTGAAGGAGCGCATGGTGGAGATCGGCAAGCGCTGGCACAAGCTCAGCCAGAGTCACAAGGACAAGTACAAGAAGCTGGTGGAGGAGCTGCAGATTGAGTACAAGGCTGAGCTGGAGGCATGGGTCAAG tctctctctccccaggagcGAGCGGTTTATGAAGAGTTCTCCACCACG AAACGGCGGAGCACCACCAAGCCGCGGGGGGGCACGGGGGCCAAAGTTGGCGTGACTGCAGTGAAGGGGAAGGCGGTAGGTGCCAGAGCCGCAGCAGCAGGGGTCGGGGGGGGCAAGCGGGCCATGGCGTACCGGGCCAAG
- the ubtfl gene encoding nucleolar transcription factor 1-A isoform X4, translating into MNGSSSVSSASQTIQIKTEPVVDTWSKEDCLTLLERIRSLLPDGDAMKYKTTESHFDWEKVCFGGFTGDMCKQKWAKVSTEVRKFRTMTELIVDAIEFVKNPYKGKKLKTHPDFPKKPLTPYFRFFMEKRAKYAKIHPEMSNLDLTKILSKKYKELPDKKKQKYITEFQREKESFEKNMARFKEDYPELIEERKKSDLPEKPKTPQQLWYNHEKKTYMKLHPDVSQKELKEALRRQWSQLSDKKRLKWISKALELQKDYAGCMRVYQEAHPDAEEHVKSVLTKAERQLKDKFDGRPTKPPPNGYSLYCAELMVNMKDVPSTERMVLCSKQWKVMTQKEKDMFQKRCEQKKKQYEIDLQRFLESLPEEERDRVMTEEKLGGSRLGMGGVGSPHRSKSPSAKVGLTKLQQERCREAEQGHWVHSGLTAKEKRDGKKRTKLPETPKTAEEMWQQGVVGDYLAKYRSDRKKTQSAMESAWKAMEKKEKIPWIKKAAEDQKRYEVQYRPVRELLEMRTAQAGAGQRKPKFEGEPRKPPVSGYQMFSQELLTNGELNHFSLKERMVEIGKRWHKLSQSHKDKYKKLVEELQIEYKAELEAWVKSLSPQERAVYEEFSTTKRRSTTKPRGGTGAKVGVTAVKGKAQDTSDSDDDDKTDSSDSDDDEESSGSSDSDDDNDDDHDDDDDQSEGSSSSSSEDSSDSDTD; encoded by the exons ATGAACGGCagcagcagtgtgtcctctgcctCCCAGACCATCCAGATAAAAACAGAACCAG TTGTGGATACATGGAGTAAGGAGGACTGCCTCACTCTTTTGGAGAGAATTCGGAGCCTGTTGCCTGATGGTGATGCCATGAAATACAAGACCACCGAGTCTCACTTTGACTGGGAGAAGGTCTGCTTCGGAGGCTTCACCGGCGACATGTGCAAACAGAAGTGGGCGAAGGTGTCCACTGAG GTGCGGAAGTTTAGGACTATGACCGAGCTCATAGTTGATGCCATTGAGTTTGTGAAGAACCCTTACAAAGGGAAGAAATTGAAG ACACACCCAGACTTCCCAAAGAAACCTCTTACACCGTATTTCCGGTTCTTCATGGAGAAGCGAGCCAAGTACGCCAAGATCCACCCGGAGATGAGCAACCTCGACCTCACCAAGATTCTGTCCAAGAAATACAAGGAGCTCCCGGACAAGAAAAAG CAAAAGTACATCACCGAGTTTCAGCGAGAGAAGGAGTCCTTCGAGAAGAATATGGCCCGATTCAA AGAGGACTACCCGGAGTTgatagaggagagaaagaagtcGGACCTCCCTGAGAAGCCCAAGACGCCCCAGCAGCTGTGGTACAACCACGAGAAGAAAACCTACATGAAGCTCCACCCTGAT GTGAGCCAGAAGGAGCTGAAGGAAGCTCTGAGGAGACAGTGGTCCCAGCTGTCAGACAAGAAGAGACTTAAGTGGATCAGCAAGGCCCTGGAGCTGCAGAAAGACTATGCG GGTTGTATGAGAGTCTACCAAGAGGCCCATCCAGACGCTGAAGAGCACGTCAAGTCCGTCCTCACCAAAGCCGAGCGGCAGCTCAAGGACAAGTTCGACGGCAGGCCAACCAAACCTCCGCC GAACGGTTACTCCCTATACTGTGCCGAGCTGATGGTGAACATGAAGGATGTTCCCAGTACGGAGCGCATGGTGCTGTGCAGTAAGCAGTGGAAGGTGATGACACAGAAGGAGAAGGACATGTTTCAGAAACGCTGCGAGCAG AAAAAGAAGCAGTATGAAATTGACCTACAAAGGTTTCTCGAG AGTCTcccggaggaggagagggaccgGGTGATGACGGAGGAGAAGCTGGGGGGCTCGCGGCTGGGCATGGGGGGTGTTGGTAGCCCTCACAGATCCAAGTCCCCGTCCGCCAAGGTGGGTCTCACAAAACTACAACAG GAGCGCTGTCGCGAAGCTGAGCAGGGGCACTGGGTACACTCCGGCCTGACGGCGAAAGAGAAGCGCGACGGCAAGAAGAGGACCAAACTCCCCGAGACACCCAAGACTGCCGAGGAGATGTGGCAACAGGGCGTCGTAGGAGACTACCTGGCCAAGTACAGG AGTGACCGTAAGAAGACCCAGAGTGCCATGGAGTCAGCCTGGAAGGCcatggagaagaaggagaagatcCCTTGGATCAAGAAGGCGGCTGAAGACCAGAAGCGATACGAGGTTCAGTACCGGCCCGTG AGGGAATTGTTGGAGATGAGAACAGCCCAGGCAGGAGCAGGCCAGAGGAAACCCAAGTTTGAAGGGGAGCCCAGGAAGCCACCAGT GAGCGGCTACCAGATGTTCTCTCAGGAGCTGCTGACCAACGGCGAGCTGAATCACTTCAGTCTGAAGGAGCGCATGGTGGAGATCGGCAAGCGCTGGCACAAGCTCAGCCAGAGTCACAAGGACAAGTACAAGAAGCTGGTGGAGGAGCTGCAGATTGAGTACAAGGCTGAGCTGGAGGCATGGGTCAAG tctctctctccccaggagcGAGCGGTTTATGAAGAGTTCTCCACCACG AAACGGCGGAGCACCACCAAGCCGCGGGGGGGCACGGGGGCCAAAGTTGGCGTGACTGCAGTGAAGGGGAAGGCG
- the ubtfl gene encoding nucleolar transcription factor 1-A isoform X1 gives MNGSSSVSSASQTIQIKTEPVVDTWSKEDCLTLLERIRSLLPDGDAMKYKTTESHFDWEKVCFGGFTGDMCKQKWAKVSTEVRKFRTMTELIVDAIEFVKNPYKGKKLKTHPDFPKKPLTPYFRFFMEKRAKYAKIHPEMSNLDLTKILSKKYKELPDKKKQKYITEFQREKESFEKNMARFKEDYPELIEERKKSDLPEKPKTPQQLWYNHEKKTYMKLHPDVSQKELKEALRRQWSQLSDKKRLKWISKALELQKDYAGCMRVYQEAHPDAEEHVKSVLTKAERQLKDKFDGRPTKPPPNGYSLYCAELMVNMKDVPSTERMVLCSKQWKVMTQKEKDMFQKRCEQKKKQYEIDLQRFLESLPEEERDRVMTEEKLGGSRLGMGGVGSPHRSKSPSAKVGLTKLQQERCREAEQGHWVHSGLTAKEKRDGKKRTKLPETPKTAEEMWQQGVVGDYLAKYRSDRKKTQSAMESAWKAMEKKEKIPWIKKAAEDQKRYEVQYRPVRELLEMRTAQAGAGQRKPKFEGEPRKPPVSGYQMFSQELLTNGELNHFSLKERMVEIGKRWHKLSQSHKDKYKKLVEELQIEYKAELEAWVKSLSPQERAVYEEFSTTKRRSTTKPRGGTGAKVGVTAVKGKAVGARAAAAGVGGGKRAMAYRAKQDTSDSDDDDKTDSSDSDDDEESSGSSDSDDDNDDDHDDDDDQSEGSSSSSSEDSSDSDTD, from the exons ATGAACGGCagcagcagtgtgtcctctgcctCCCAGACCATCCAGATAAAAACAGAACCAG TTGTGGATACATGGAGTAAGGAGGACTGCCTCACTCTTTTGGAGAGAATTCGGAGCCTGTTGCCTGATGGTGATGCCATGAAATACAAGACCACCGAGTCTCACTTTGACTGGGAGAAGGTCTGCTTCGGAGGCTTCACCGGCGACATGTGCAAACAGAAGTGGGCGAAGGTGTCCACTGAG GTGCGGAAGTTTAGGACTATGACCGAGCTCATAGTTGATGCCATTGAGTTTGTGAAGAACCCTTACAAAGGGAAGAAATTGAAG ACACACCCAGACTTCCCAAAGAAACCTCTTACACCGTATTTCCGGTTCTTCATGGAGAAGCGAGCCAAGTACGCCAAGATCCACCCGGAGATGAGCAACCTCGACCTCACCAAGATTCTGTCCAAGAAATACAAGGAGCTCCCGGACAAGAAAAAG CAAAAGTACATCACCGAGTTTCAGCGAGAGAAGGAGTCCTTCGAGAAGAATATGGCCCGATTCAA AGAGGACTACCCGGAGTTgatagaggagagaaagaagtcGGACCTCCCTGAGAAGCCCAAGACGCCCCAGCAGCTGTGGTACAACCACGAGAAGAAAACCTACATGAAGCTCCACCCTGAT GTGAGCCAGAAGGAGCTGAAGGAAGCTCTGAGGAGACAGTGGTCCCAGCTGTCAGACAAGAAGAGACTTAAGTGGATCAGCAAGGCCCTGGAGCTGCAGAAAGACTATGCG GGTTGTATGAGAGTCTACCAAGAGGCCCATCCAGACGCTGAAGAGCACGTCAAGTCCGTCCTCACCAAAGCCGAGCGGCAGCTCAAGGACAAGTTCGACGGCAGGCCAACCAAACCTCCGCC GAACGGTTACTCCCTATACTGTGCCGAGCTGATGGTGAACATGAAGGATGTTCCCAGTACGGAGCGCATGGTGCTGTGCAGTAAGCAGTGGAAGGTGATGACACAGAAGGAGAAGGACATGTTTCAGAAACGCTGCGAGCAG AAAAAGAAGCAGTATGAAATTGACCTACAAAGGTTTCTCGAG AGTCTcccggaggaggagagggaccgGGTGATGACGGAGGAGAAGCTGGGGGGCTCGCGGCTGGGCATGGGGGGTGTTGGTAGCCCTCACAGATCCAAGTCCCCGTCCGCCAAGGTGGGTCTCACAAAACTACAACAG GAGCGCTGTCGCGAAGCTGAGCAGGGGCACTGGGTACACTCCGGCCTGACGGCGAAAGAGAAGCGCGACGGCAAGAAGAGGACCAAACTCCCCGAGACACCCAAGACTGCCGAGGAGATGTGGCAACAGGGCGTCGTAGGAGACTACCTGGCCAAGTACAGG AGTGACCGTAAGAAGACCCAGAGTGCCATGGAGTCAGCCTGGAAGGCcatggagaagaaggagaagatcCCTTGGATCAAGAAGGCGGCTGAAGACCAGAAGCGATACGAGGTTCAGTACCGGCCCGTG AGGGAATTGTTGGAGATGAGAACAGCCCAGGCAGGAGCAGGCCAGAGGAAACCCAAGTTTGAAGGGGAGCCCAGGAAGCCACCAGT GAGCGGCTACCAGATGTTCTCTCAGGAGCTGCTGACCAACGGCGAGCTGAATCACTTCAGTCTGAAGGAGCGCATGGTGGAGATCGGCAAGCGCTGGCACAAGCTCAGCCAGAGTCACAAGGACAAGTACAAGAAGCTGGTGGAGGAGCTGCAGATTGAGTACAAGGCTGAGCTGGAGGCATGGGTCAAG tctctctctccccaggagcGAGCGGTTTATGAAGAGTTCTCCACCACG AAACGGCGGAGCACCACCAAGCCGCGGGGGGGCACGGGGGCCAAAGTTGGCGTGACTGCAGTGAAGGGGAAGGCGGTAGGTGCCAGAGCCGCAGCAGCAGGGGTCGGGGGGGGCAAGCGGGCCATGGCGTACCGGGCCAAG
- the ubtfl gene encoding nucleolar transcription factor 1-A isoform X3 — MNGSSSVSSASQTIQIKTEPVVDTWSKEDCLTLLERIRSLLPDGDAMKYKTTESHFDWEKVCFGGFTGDMCKQKWAKVSTEVRKFRTMTELIVDAIEFVKNPYKGKKLKTHPDFPKKPLTPYFRFFMEKRAKYAKIHPEMSNLDLTKILSKKYKELPDKKKQKYITEFQREKESFEKNMARFKEDYPELIEERKKSDLPEKPKTPQQLWYNHEKKTYMKLHPDVSQKELKEALRRQWSQLSDKKRLKWISKALELQKDYAGCMRVYQEAHPDAEEHVKSVLTKAERQLKDKFDGRPTKPPPNGYSLYCAELMVNMKDVPSTERMVLCSKQWKVMTQKEKDMFQKRCEQKKKQYEIDLQRFLESLPEEERDRVMTEEKLGGSRLGMGGVGSPHRSKSPSAKERCREAEQGHWVHSGLTAKEKRDGKKRTKLPETPKTAEEMWQQGVVGDYLAKYRSDRKKTQSAMESAWKAMEKKEKIPWIKKAAEDQKRYEVQYRPVRELLEMRTAQAGAGQRKPKFEGEPRKPPVSGYQMFSQELLTNGELNHFSLKERMVEIGKRWHKLSQSHKDKYKKLVEELQIEYKAELEAWVKSLSPQERAVYEEFSTTKRRSTTKPRGGTGAKVGVTAVKGKAVGARAAAAGVGGGKRAMAYRAKQDTSDSDDDDKTDSSDSDDDEESSGSSDSDDDNDDDHDDDDDQSEGSSSSSSEDSSDSDTD; from the exons ATGAACGGCagcagcagtgtgtcctctgcctCCCAGACCATCCAGATAAAAACAGAACCAG TTGTGGATACATGGAGTAAGGAGGACTGCCTCACTCTTTTGGAGAGAATTCGGAGCCTGTTGCCTGATGGTGATGCCATGAAATACAAGACCACCGAGTCTCACTTTGACTGGGAGAAGGTCTGCTTCGGAGGCTTCACCGGCGACATGTGCAAACAGAAGTGGGCGAAGGTGTCCACTGAG GTGCGGAAGTTTAGGACTATGACCGAGCTCATAGTTGATGCCATTGAGTTTGTGAAGAACCCTTACAAAGGGAAGAAATTGAAG ACACACCCAGACTTCCCAAAGAAACCTCTTACACCGTATTTCCGGTTCTTCATGGAGAAGCGAGCCAAGTACGCCAAGATCCACCCGGAGATGAGCAACCTCGACCTCACCAAGATTCTGTCCAAGAAATACAAGGAGCTCCCGGACAAGAAAAAG CAAAAGTACATCACCGAGTTTCAGCGAGAGAAGGAGTCCTTCGAGAAGAATATGGCCCGATTCAA AGAGGACTACCCGGAGTTgatagaggagagaaagaagtcGGACCTCCCTGAGAAGCCCAAGACGCCCCAGCAGCTGTGGTACAACCACGAGAAGAAAACCTACATGAAGCTCCACCCTGAT GTGAGCCAGAAGGAGCTGAAGGAAGCTCTGAGGAGACAGTGGTCCCAGCTGTCAGACAAGAAGAGACTTAAGTGGATCAGCAAGGCCCTGGAGCTGCAGAAAGACTATGCG GGTTGTATGAGAGTCTACCAAGAGGCCCATCCAGACGCTGAAGAGCACGTCAAGTCCGTCCTCACCAAAGCCGAGCGGCAGCTCAAGGACAAGTTCGACGGCAGGCCAACCAAACCTCCGCC GAACGGTTACTCCCTATACTGTGCCGAGCTGATGGTGAACATGAAGGATGTTCCCAGTACGGAGCGCATGGTGCTGTGCAGTAAGCAGTGGAAGGTGATGACACAGAAGGAGAAGGACATGTTTCAGAAACGCTGCGAGCAG AAAAAGAAGCAGTATGAAATTGACCTACAAAGGTTTCTCGAG AGTCTcccggaggaggagagggaccgGGTGATGACGGAGGAGAAGCTGGGGGGCTCGCGGCTGGGCATGGGGGGTGTTGGTAGCCCTCACAGATCCAAGTCCCCGTCCGCCAAG GAGCGCTGTCGCGAAGCTGAGCAGGGGCACTGGGTACACTCCGGCCTGACGGCGAAAGAGAAGCGCGACGGCAAGAAGAGGACCAAACTCCCCGAGACACCCAAGACTGCCGAGGAGATGTGGCAACAGGGCGTCGTAGGAGACTACCTGGCCAAGTACAGG AGTGACCGTAAGAAGACCCAGAGTGCCATGGAGTCAGCCTGGAAGGCcatggagaagaaggagaagatcCCTTGGATCAAGAAGGCGGCTGAAGACCAGAAGCGATACGAGGTTCAGTACCGGCCCGTG AGGGAATTGTTGGAGATGAGAACAGCCCAGGCAGGAGCAGGCCAGAGGAAACCCAAGTTTGAAGGGGAGCCCAGGAAGCCACCAGT GAGCGGCTACCAGATGTTCTCTCAGGAGCTGCTGACCAACGGCGAGCTGAATCACTTCAGTCTGAAGGAGCGCATGGTGGAGATCGGCAAGCGCTGGCACAAGCTCAGCCAGAGTCACAAGGACAAGTACAAGAAGCTGGTGGAGGAGCTGCAGATTGAGTACAAGGCTGAGCTGGAGGCATGGGTCAAG tctctctctccccaggagcGAGCGGTTTATGAAGAGTTCTCCACCACG AAACGGCGGAGCACCACCAAGCCGCGGGGGGGCACGGGGGCCAAAGTTGGCGTGACTGCAGTGAAGGGGAAGGCGGTAGGTGCCAGAGCCGCAGCAGCAGGGGTCGGGGGGGGCAAGCGGGCCATGGCGTACCGGGCCAAG